One genomic region from Marinobacter szutsaonensis encodes:
- a CDS encoding 4'-phosphopantetheinyl transferase superfamily protein: MHDWTELQNRLVEGLPGGIILRAATEFRDHPSEFGIEEARVVAAVEKRKNEYRTGRNLARQALANLGIQPCAIPSGPKGEPCWPPGIVGSISHCKGLCLAAVAPESTFHSIGVDVELNKPLPAGIPEMIFSAEECLRHPHPNLISCLDTLTFSAKESVFKCLFPIVGFYFDFKEVSLTFQTRDRHFMAQLPERIATTVGFDYLDGKYAEIEDYIVTFAYLKASGNLRGSRGPGAA; this comes from the coding sequence ATGCATGACTGGACAGAGTTACAGAACCGGCTGGTTGAGGGGCTGCCCGGTGGGATCATTCTCAGGGCGGCGACGGAATTCCGGGACCACCCGTCAGAATTCGGGATTGAGGAAGCCCGTGTAGTCGCTGCCGTGGAGAAACGAAAGAACGAGTACAGGACCGGTCGCAACCTGGCGAGACAGGCGCTCGCAAACCTGGGCATTCAGCCCTGTGCCATTCCCTCTGGCCCCAAGGGTGAACCCTGTTGGCCACCGGGAATCGTGGGTAGCATCAGCCACTGTAAAGGGTTGTGCCTGGCCGCCGTGGCGCCTGAGTCAACGTTCCACTCAATTGGGGTAGACGTTGAACTGAACAAACCATTGCCGGCAGGCATACCGGAGATGATATTCAGCGCTGAGGAATGCCTCAGGCACCCTCACCCCAATCTGATCAGCTGCCTCGACACCCTCACCTTCAGCGCGAAAGAGAGCGTCTTCAAATGCCTCTTCCCTATCGTGGGTTTTTATTTTGATTTCAAAGAAGTGAGCCTGACGTTCCAGACCCGGGACAGGCATTTCATGGCACAACTCCCGGAACGAATCGCGACAACCGTTGGCTTTGACTATCTGGACGGAAAGTATGCGGAGATTGAGGACTATATCGTTACGTTCGCGTACCTCAAAGCTTCAGGAAATCTGCGTGGATCGCGGGGCCCCGGGGCTGCCTGA